A segment of the Streptomyces sp. NBC_00376 genome:
AGCTGTTCGTCGCCCCCGCCCACGCCGAGCAGCTGTGGAAGGCGCTGACCGAGGCGGGCGCCTCCCGCGGCCTGATCCCGTGCGGGCTCTCCTGCCGCGACACGCTGCGCCTGGAGGCGGGCATGCCGCTGTACGGGCACGAGCTGACCACGGAGCTCACCCCGTTCGACGCCGGTCTCGGCCGGGTCGTGAAGTTCGAGAAGGAGGGCGACTTCGTCGGCCGCAAGGCCCTCGAAGCCGCCGCCGAGCGCGCCGAGACCGCCCCGCCGCGCAAGCTCGTCGGGCTCGTCGCCGAGGGCCGCCGGGTGCCGCGCGCCGGTTTTTCCGTGGTCGCCGGCGGCCAGGTCATCGGCGAGGTCACCTCGGGCGCCCCCTCGCCCACCCTGGGCAGGCCGATCGCCATGGCGTACGTCGACGCCGCGCACGCCACGCCCGGCGCCGAGGGCGTCGCAGTGGACATCCGGGGCAGCCACGAGCCGTACGAGGTCGTGGCGCTGCCGTTCTACAAGCGCCAGAAGTGACGTCGTCGCTCCCGCAGAAGTGACGCAGTCGCGTCTCACACCGTAAGACCACCGTTCATCAGCACTCCCCCGCGTACAGGAGAATTCAGGTCATGAGCAACCCCCAGCAGCTGCGTTACAGCAAGGAGCACGAGTGGCTGTCGGCCGTCGAGGACGGTGTGGCCACGATCGGTATCACCGAGTACGCGGCCAACGCGCTCGGCGATGTCGTCTACGCCCAGCTCCCCGCGGTCGGTGACACGGTGACCGCGGGCGAGACCTGCGGTGAGCTGGAGTCGACCAAGTCGGTCAGCGATCTGTACTCCCCGGTGACCGGCGAGGTCACCGAGGCGAACCAGGACGTCGTGGACGACCCGTCGCTGGTGAATTCCGCTCCCTTCGAAGGCGGCTGGCTGTTCAAGGTGCGCGTCGCGGAGGAGCCGGAGGACCTGCTCTCCGCCGACGAGTACACCGAGTTCTCCGGCAACTAAAGACCCAAAGGGACCACCTGATGTCGCTTCTCAACTCCTCCCTCCACGAGCTGGACCCGGACGTCGCCGCCGCTGTCGACGCCGAGCTCCACCGTCAGCAGTCCACCCTCGAAATGATCGCCTCGGAGAACTTTGCTCCGGTCGCGGTCATGGAGGCCCAGGGCTCCGTCCTCACCAACAAGTACGCCGAGGGCTACCCCGGCCGCCGCTACTACGGCGGCTGCGAGCACGTCGACGTCGTCGAGCAGATCGCCATCGACCGCATCAAGGCGCTGTTCGGCGCCGAGGCCGCGAACGTCCAGCCACACTCCGGTGCGCAGGCCAACGCCGCCGCGATGTTCGCGCTGCTCAAGCCGGGCGACACGATCATGGGCCTGAGCCTGGCCCACGGCGGTCACCTGACCCACGGCATGAAGATCAACTTCTCCGGCAAGCTCTACAACGTGGTCCCGTACCACGTCGACGAGACCGGCGTCGTGGACATGGCCGAGGTCGAGCGCCTGGCCAAGGAGTCCAAGCCGAAGCTGATCGTCGCCGGCTGGTCCGCGTACCCGCGCCAGCTGGACTTCGCCGCCTTCCGCCGCATCGCGGACGAGGTCGGCGCGTACCTGATGGTCGACATGGCGCACTTCGCCGGCCTGGTGGCCGCGGGGCTGCACCCCAACCCGGTGCCGCACGCCCACGTCGTCACGACCACCACGCACAAGACCCTCGGCGGTCCGCGCGGTGGCGTCATCCTGTCGACGCAGGAGCTCGCCAAGAAGATCAACTCCGCGGTCTTCCCCGGCCAGCAGGGCGGCCCGCTCGAGCACGTGATCGCTGCCAAGGCGGTCTCGTTCAAGGTCGCGGCGACCGAGGAGTTCAAGGAGCGCCAGCAGCGCACCCTGGACGGCGCCCGCATCCTCGCCGAGCGCCTGGTCCAGCCGGACGTCACCGAGGTGGGTGTCTCCGTGCTGTCCGGCGGTACGGACGTCCACCTGGTCCTCGTCGACCTGCGCAACTCCGAGCTGGACGGTCAGCAGGCCGAGGACCGGCTCCACGAGCTGGGCATCACGGTCAACCGGAACGCCATCCCGAACGACCCGCGGCCGCCGATGGTCACCTCGGGTCTGCGGATCGGTACGCCGGCCCTGGCGACCCGTGGCTTCCAGGCCGAGGACTTCACCGAGGTCGCGGAGATCATCGCCGCCGCCCTCAAGCCGTCCTACGACGCGGACGCCCTGAAGGCCCGCGTCATCGCGCTGGCCGAGAAGTTCCCGCTGTACCCCGGCCTGAAGTAGTCCGGACAGGTTCTCGTAACACGTTGGGGCGGGGCACCGCGCACACTGAACTGTGAGCGCGGTGCCCCGTCCCATGCCCCGCCCCCTGGGCCGCCCGGCCCGCACCGCACCACCCGGCAGACGACGATGTCTACCAACCCCTGAGGAGTCACCGTGGCCATCTCGGTCTTCGACCTGTTCTCGATCGGCATCGGCCCGTCCAGCTCCCATACGGTCGGCCCGATGCGCGCCGCCCGGATGTTCGCGCGCCGGCTGAAGAACGAGGGCCTGATCGCCCACACCGCCTCGATACGCGCCGAGCTGTACGGATCGCTCGGCGCGACGGGTCACGGCCACGGCACTCCCAAGGCCGTCCTGCTCGGCCTGGAGGGCGAGTCGCCGCGCACCGTCGACGTGGAGTCCGCCGACGACCGGGTCGAGCAGATCCGTGCCACCGGCCGGATCAACCTCCTCGGCATGCACGAGATCGACTTCGACTTCGACGAGCAGCTGATCCTGCACCGCCGCAAGGCCCTCCCGTACCACGCGAACGGCATGACGGTCTTCGCCTTCGACCGCGAGGGCGAGCTGCTGCTGGAGAAGACGTACTACTCGGTCGGCGGCGGCTTCGTCGTGGACGAGGACGCGGTCGGCGAGGACCGGATCGTGCTCGACGACACCGTCCTCAAGCACCCCTTCCGCACCGGCGACGAGCTGCTGCGCCTCGCCCACGACACCGGGCTGTCCATCTCCTCGCTGATGCTGGAGAACGAGCGGGCCTGGCGCACCGAGGACGAGATCCGCTCGGGCCTGCTGGACATCTGGCGCGTCATGCAGGCCTGTGTCTCGCGCGGCATGTCCCGCGAGGGCATCCTGCCCGGCGGCCTCAAGGTCCGCCGCCGCGCCGCGAACACCGCCCGCCAGTTGCGGGCCGAGGGCGACCCGCAGGCCCACGCGATGGAGTGGATCACCCTCTACGCGATGGCGGTCAACGAGGAGAACGCGGCGGGCGGCCGGGTCGTCACCGCTCCCACCAACGGCGCCGCGGGCATCATCCCGGCCGTCCTGCACTACTACATGAACTTCGCGGCCGGCGGCGCCACCGAGGCCGAGAAGGAGGACAGCGTCGTCCGCTTCCTCCTCGCGGCCGGTGCCATCGGCATGCTCTTCAAGGAGAACGCCTCCATCTCCGGCGCCGAGGTCGGCTGCCAGGGCGAGGTCGGCTCCGCCTGCTCCATGGCCGCGGGCGCCCTCGCCGAGGTCCTGGGCGGCACCCCCGAACAGGTCGAGAACGCAGCCGAGATCGGCATGGAACACAACCTGGGCCTGACCTGCGACCCGGTCGGCGGTCTCGTCCAGATCCCGTGCATCGAGCGCAACGGCATGGCGGCGGTCAAGGCGGTCACGGCGGCGAAGATGGCGCTGCGCGGCGACGGCAGCCACAAGGTCTCCCTCGACAAGGTCATCAAGACCATGAAGGAGACGGGCGCGGACATGAGCGTGAAGTACAAGGAGACGGCGCGGGGCGGGCTCGCGGTGAACATCATCGAGTGCTGAGCGGACGCCCCCTGCTCGTCCGGGGCGGAGCCGAGCGGTCCGACGTGGAGCCGGGCCGTCCGGAGTGGACCTGAGCCGTCCGGGGTGGAGCCGGGCGGCTTCACCCCGCGGACGGCTTCGGGCGTGCGGGTAGAGTGGCCCGCTGCTCGCTCGCGGGCGTCGCAGGTGACGCCCCGGCCTCCTGTGCCTCGTCGCACGCCCCGCACGACAGGTTTCCCGCTCTTGTCCTCCTCCGTACCGTCCCCGGCCGCGCGGCTGCGTGGCTTCCGCCCTTCCTGGCTGTCCCCGAAGGTGTTCCGCACCGAGCTGCTGGCCGGCCTCGTGGTCGGGCTGGCGCTGATCCCCGAGGCGATCTCCTTCTCGGTGATCGTCGGGGTGGATCCGGCGATCGGGCTGTTCACCTCGTTCACCATGGCGGTGGTCATCTCCGTCGTCGGCGGACGCCCCGCGATGATCTCCGCCGCCACCGGCGCGGTCGCCCTGGTGCTCGCGCCCCTCAACCGTCAGCACGGGTTCGGTTACCTGGTCGCCGCGGTCATCCTGGGTGGTGTCTTCCAGACGGCCCTGGGTGCGCTGGGCGTCGCGAAGCTGCTGCGGTTCGTTCCGCGCAGTGTGATGGTCGGCTTCGTCAACTCCCTCGCCATCCTGGTCTTCATGGCCCAGATCCCCGAGCTGCACGACGTGCCCCGGGCGGTCTACCCGCTGATCGCCGGCGGCCTCCTGCTGCTGGTGTTCTTCCCCAGGGTGACCAGGGCGGTCCCGGCACCGCTGGTCACCGTCGTCGTCCTCACGGTCATCACGGTCGCCGCCGGGATCGCCGTCCCGACCGTGGGCGACCGGGGTGAGTTGCCCTCCGCGCTGCCGGTGCCCGGCCTGCCCGATGTGCCGTTCACGGTGGACACGCTGACGACCGTGGCGCCCTACGCGCTCGCCATGGCGCTGGTGGGGCTGATGGAGTCCCTGATGACCGCCAAGCTGGTCGACGACATCACCGACACCCGCTCCAGCAAGACCCGCGAGTCCATCGGCCAGGGCATC
Coding sequences within it:
- the gcvH gene encoding glycine cleavage system protein GcvH; amino-acid sequence: MSNPQQLRYSKEHEWLSAVEDGVATIGITEYAANALGDVVYAQLPAVGDTVTAGETCGELESTKSVSDLYSPVTGEVTEANQDVVDDPSLVNSAPFEGGWLFKVRVAEEPEDLLSADEYTEFSGN
- the glyA gene encoding serine hydroxymethyltransferase, producing the protein MSLLNSSLHELDPDVAAAVDAELHRQQSTLEMIASENFAPVAVMEAQGSVLTNKYAEGYPGRRYYGGCEHVDVVEQIAIDRIKALFGAEAANVQPHSGAQANAAAMFALLKPGDTIMGLSLAHGGHLTHGMKINFSGKLYNVVPYHVDETGVVDMAEVERLAKESKPKLIVAGWSAYPRQLDFAAFRRIADEVGAYLMVDMAHFAGLVAAGLHPNPVPHAHVVTTTTHKTLGGPRGGVILSTQELAKKINSAVFPGQQGGPLEHVIAAKAVSFKVAATEEFKERQQRTLDGARILAERLVQPDVTEVGVSVLSGGTDVHLVLVDLRNSELDGQQAEDRLHELGITVNRNAIPNDPRPPMVTSGLRIGTPALATRGFQAEDFTEVAEIIAAALKPSYDADALKARVIALAEKFPLYPGLK
- a CDS encoding L-serine ammonia-lyase: MAISVFDLFSIGIGPSSSHTVGPMRAARMFARRLKNEGLIAHTASIRAELYGSLGATGHGHGTPKAVLLGLEGESPRTVDVESADDRVEQIRATGRINLLGMHEIDFDFDEQLILHRRKALPYHANGMTVFAFDREGELLLEKTYYSVGGGFVVDEDAVGEDRIVLDDTVLKHPFRTGDELLRLAHDTGLSISSLMLENERAWRTEDEIRSGLLDIWRVMQACVSRGMSREGILPGGLKVRRRAANTARQLRAEGDPQAHAMEWITLYAMAVNEENAAGGRVVTAPTNGAAGIIPAVLHYYMNFAAGGATEAEKEDSVVRFLLAAGAIGMLFKENASISGAEVGCQGEVGSACSMAAGALAEVLGGTPEQVENAAEIGMEHNLGLTCDPVGGLVQIPCIERNGMAAVKAVTAAKMALRGDGSHKVSLDKVIKTMKETGADMSVKYKETARGGLAVNIIEC
- a CDS encoding SulP family inorganic anion transporter; this encodes MSSSVPSPAARLRGFRPSWLSPKVFRTELLAGLVVGLALIPEAISFSVIVGVDPAIGLFTSFTMAVVISVVGGRPAMISAATGAVALVLAPLNRQHGFGYLVAAVILGGVFQTALGALGVAKLLRFVPRSVMVGFVNSLAILVFMAQIPELHDVPRAVYPLIAGGLLLLVFFPRVTRAVPAPLVTVVVLTVITVAAGIAVPTVGDRGELPSALPVPGLPDVPFTVDTLTTVAPYALAMALVGLMESLMTAKLVDDITDTRSSKTRESIGQGIANIVTGFFGGMGGCAVIGQTMINVKVSGARTRLSTFLAGTFLMVLCIALGPVVSRIPMAALVAVMVMVSVAAFDWHSVAPKTLRRMPAGETLVMVVTVACVVVTHNLAVGVVAGTVVAMVIFARRVARLADVTTAVDPGGDRIVYSVTGELFFASANDLVTRFDYVADPGRVVIDLSAAHIWDASSVAALDAITAKYEQRGKTVEIIGLNEPSAEMHRALSGELTGSH